The proteins below are encoded in one region of Indicator indicator isolate 239-I01 chromosome 34, UM_Iind_1.1, whole genome shotgun sequence:
- the USP2 gene encoding ubiquitin carboxyl-terminal hydrolase 2 isoform X2: MRDSYTVTLPEEPPALPDLHKDLRPRNSMPGSLLVSTFVGLVLNKTKSSKAVQGLTGLRNLGNTCFMNSILQCLSNTKELRDYCLQNQYLRDLNNNSRMRTALISEFAKLIQLLWTSSPNDSVSPSEFKTQIQRYAPRFVGYNQQDAQEFLRFLLDGLHSEVNRVLVRPRASTDPLDHLPDEEKSRQMWRRYQEREDSRISDLFVGQLKSSLTCSECGYCSTAFDPFWDLSLPIPKKSYGEVTLMDCLRLFTKEDVLDGDEKPTCCRCKARTRCTKKFSIQKFPKILVLHLKRFSEARIRSSKLTTFVNFQLKDLDLREFASQSCNHAVYNLYAVSNHSGTTMGGHYTAYCKSPVSSEWHSFNDSRVTPMSSSHIRSSDAYLLFYELASPSSRM, from the exons ATGAGGGACTCGTACACGGTGACGCTGCCCGAGGAGCCCCCCGCGCTCCCCGACCTTCACAAGGACCTGCGTCCCCGCAACTCCATGCCAGGGTCCCTCCTGGTCTCCACCTTCGTTGGGCTGGTCCTCAACAAGACCAAG agctccaaGGCGGTGCAGGGGCTGACGGGCTTGCGAAATCTCGGCAACACG TGCTTCATGAACTCCATTCTGCAGTGCCTGAGCAACACCAAGGAGCTGCGAGATTACTGCCTGCAGAACCAGTACCTGCGGGACCTCAACAACAACAGCCGCATGCGCACCGCGCTCATCTCAG AGTTTGCAAAGCTGATTCAGCTGCTCTGGACCTCATCCCCCAACGACAGTGTGAGCCCCTCTGAGTTCAAGACGCAGATCCAGCGGTACGCCCCCCGCTTCGTCGGCTACAA ccagcaggacgCACAGGAGTTCCTGCGGTTCCTCCTCGACGGGCTGCACAGCGAGGTGAACCGTGTGCTGGTGCGGCCGCGGGCCAGCACCGACCCCCTGGACCACCTCCC TGACGAGGAGAAGAGTCGCCAGATGTGGAGGAGGTACCAGGAGAGGGAGGACAGCCGCATTAGTG ACCTCTTTGTTGGGCAGCTGAAGAGTTCACTGACCTGCAGTGAGTGCGGCTATTGCTCTACAGCCTTTGACCCCTTCTGGGACCTGTCCTTGCCCATCCCCAAG AAGAGCTACGGTGAGGTGACCCTGATGGACTGCCTGCGGCTCTTCACCAAAGAGGATGTGCTGGACGGCGACGAGAAACCG ACATGCTGTCGCTGCAAAGCCAGGACGAGGTGCACAAAGAAATTCAGCATCCAGAAGTTCCCCAAGATTCTGGTGCTTC ACCTGAAGCGCTTCTCAGAAGCCAGGATACGAAGCAGCAAGCTCACCACCTTCGTCAACttccagctgaaggacctggacctCCGGGAGTTTgcctcacagagctgca ATCACGCTGTTTATAACCTCTATGCTGTCTCCAACCACTCGGGCACCACCATGGGGGGGCACTACACTGCCTACTGCAAGAGTCCTGTCTCCAGCGAGTGGCACAGCTTCAACGACTCCCG GGTGACGCCCATGTCATCCAGCCACATCCGCAGCAGCGATGCCTACCTGCTCTTCTACGAGCTGGCCAGTCCGTCCTCCCGCATGTAG